Proteins from one Victivallis lenta genomic window:
- a CDS encoding type II secretion system protein, with protein MMKKFTLIELLVVIAIIAILASMLLPALNQARGRAKDINCVSNQKQLALGCIQYSEDHNGFLPLYGASTRTNPVYAKWQTLILPYVYPGVPVGTDNNAYLQIADGKAKPRGLFKCPSATPTAETIAAQQSNNYGINLYISCISPSDPNYPLGAALKRIKNPSQRFMISDMQDLTNANEPRIMNKNDFGFRHMGGRGAVIGYADGHVSAMNSDGIPAAGWYVYFWGQAVAN; from the coding sequence ATGATGAAGAAATTTACCTTGATCGAACTGCTTGTCGTAATTGCGATCATCGCGATTCTCGCCTCGATGCTGCTGCCGGCGCTGAATCAGGCGCGCGGCCGGGCGAAGGACATCAACTGCGTCAGCAACCAGAAACAGCTCGCGCTCGGCTGCATCCAGTATTCGGAGGATCACAACGGCTTCCTACCGCTCTACGGCGCGTCGACCAGAACCAACCCGGTCTACGCAAAGTGGCAGACGCTGATCCTGCCCTATGTCTATCCGGGCGTCCCTGTCGGAACCGACAACAACGCCTACCTGCAGATCGCCGACGGCAAGGCAAAGCCGCGCGGGCTTTTCAAATGCCCGAGCGCGACCCCGACGGCGGAAACCATCGCGGCGCAGCAGAGCAACAACTACGGAATCAACCTCTACATCTCGTGCATCTCCCCGTCCGACCCGAACTATCCGCTCGGCGCCGCGCTGAAGCGGATCAAGAACCCGAGCCAGCGGTTCATGATCTCGGATATGCAGGACCTCACGAACGCGAACGAACCGCGGATCATGAACAAGAACGACTTCGGTTTCCGCCACATGGGCGGCAGGGGCGCCGTGATCGGCTATGCGGACGGCCACGTCAGCGCCATGAACAGCGACGGCATACCGGCAGCCGGCTGGTACGTCTACTTCTGGGGACAGGCGGTCGCAAACTGA
- a CDS encoding LacI family DNA-binding transcriptional regulator, protein MRSISKSEAVRNLIIEDIHAGWYASGDALPSIETLAKRFEVSKNTVSLALSGLREAGIVRLEHGKATRVTGQLFKRHVEVIVYGQYPALHDPFWGEFTRGIEDELREHADVTFRQTSLVESFLWTGEEIPEHIRRGGLLLLGTASEEFVRRIRQSRIPFALVFDANPAGKYPFFSVDLEPAIDEIVARFARAGCSRVAYIGTEGDHNMGRENINRRKHRLFNAALERHGLPVLPELHSDCLHFMRCGYRAIRELLEKHRAPDAVFFASDVLAPGGYKALHEAGLHVPEDVVAAGCDNLEIGDYVVPPLTTIEFDRYGIGRAAASGLVARLQGRESIPSRFFPAAIVNRESFPIQHS, encoded by the coding sequence ATGAGAAGCATCTCGAAAAGCGAAGCCGTCAGGAACCTGATCATCGAAGACATTCACGCCGGCTGGTACGCCAGCGGCGACGCGCTGCCCTCGATCGAAACGCTGGCCAAACGCTTCGAAGTCAGCAAAAACACGGTTTCACTCGCTCTTTCCGGGCTGCGCGAAGCCGGGATCGTCAGGCTCGAACACGGCAAGGCCACCCGGGTGACCGGACAGCTCTTCAAACGCCACGTCGAAGTGATCGTCTACGGCCAGTACCCGGCCCTGCATGATCCGTTCTGGGGAGAATTCACCCGCGGCATCGAGGACGAACTCAGGGAGCACGCCGACGTCACCTTCCGCCAGACCTCGCTGGTCGAATCGTTCCTGTGGACCGGGGAGGAGATTCCGGAGCATATCCGGCGCGGCGGCCTCCTGCTGCTCGGCACGGCCTCCGAAGAGTTCGTCCGGCGGATCAGGCAAAGCAGAATTCCGTTCGCGCTCGTCTTCGATGCGAATCCGGCCGGAAAATATCCGTTTTTCAGCGTCGACCTCGAGCCGGCCATCGACGAAATCGTCGCCCGCTTCGCCCGGGCCGGATGCAGCCGGGTCGCCTACATCGGCACCGAAGGCGACCACAACATGGGCCGCGAAAACATCAACCGCCGCAAACACCGGCTCTTCAACGCGGCGCTCGAACGGCACGGGCTGCCCGTGCTGCCGGAACTTCACTCCGACTGCCTGCACTTCATGCGCTGCGGTTACCGCGCCATCCGGGAACTCCTCGAAAAACACCGGGCGCCGGATGCCGTCTTCTTCGCTTCGGACGTTCTCGCGCCGGGCGGCTACAAGGCCCTGCATGAAGCCGGACTGCACGTACCGGAGGACGTCGTCGCCGCCGGATGCGACAACCTCGAAATCGGCGATTACGTCGTGCCGCCCCTCACGACCATCGAATTCGACCGTTACGGGATCGGGCGGGCAGCCGCATCCGGGCTTGTCGCCCGGCTGCAAGGGCGGGAAAGCATCCCGTCCCGCTTCTTCCCCGCAGCAATCGTCAACCGGGAATCGTTTCCCATACAACACTCGTGA
- a CDS encoding NAD(P)-dependent oxidoreductase produces the protein MKSEAIYRELLKTYRPDEFPALAEQIRDWGASRPLAGRMVFDATPVFRNTMMKHVALLEAGAELTVGFGRGIPYDPAVVGRLRESGVRVTDDPLPGELYDVVLDCAGANAGVRAKYGYVELTRSGMYRYRDCGQPVFLADEGRIKEIETALGTGDGFRRGMARFGYGDFSGRRIVVFGCGKVGSGVVLYAAEGGAEVIVVDDAEKVKPPFGASIVDLSDRAGIEKAVADAWCVVCATGIRGALCGRFDLSILVNGPALIANMGVEDEFGPEVPAERVLNAKSPLNFVLEEPTHLKYIDPTMALDNYGALEVLGGALAPGLNRPSKALEEKILNTVRAAGSVAPELERMERR, from the coding sequence ATGAAGAGTGAAGCAATTTACCGCGAACTGTTGAAAACTTACCGGCCGGATGAGTTTCCGGCTCTGGCGGAGCAGATCCGCGATTGGGGCGCATCGCGTCCGCTGGCCGGCCGCATGGTGTTCGATGCGACGCCGGTATTCCGCAATACGATGATGAAGCATGTCGCGCTGCTGGAGGCCGGCGCCGAGCTGACCGTCGGCTTCGGGCGCGGAATTCCGTACGATCCGGCCGTGGTCGGGCGGCTGCGGGAGAGCGGCGTCCGGGTGACGGACGATCCGCTGCCGGGAGAGCTCTACGACGTCGTCCTCGACTGCGCCGGGGCGAATGCCGGTGTGCGGGCGAAGTACGGCTATGTCGAGCTGACCCGCTCGGGCATGTACCGTTACCGCGACTGCGGGCAGCCGGTCTTTCTGGCCGACGAGGGGAGAATCAAGGAGATCGAGACCGCGCTCGGCACCGGCGACGGTTTCCGGCGCGGCATGGCCCGCTTCGGATACGGCGATTTTTCGGGCCGGCGGATCGTGGTGTTCGGCTGCGGCAAGGTCGGTTCCGGCGTGGTTCTGTATGCGGCGGAAGGGGGGGCCGAAGTCATCGTCGTCGATGATGCGGAAAAGGTCAAGCCTCCCTTCGGCGCTTCGATTGTGGACCTTTCCGACCGGGCCGGGATAGAAAAAGCCGTGGCGGATGCCTGGTGCGTGGTCTGTGCGACCGGCATCCGCGGCGCCCTCTGCGGCCGGTTCGACCTGTCGATACTGGTGAACGGCCCTGCGCTGATCGCCAATATGGGCGTCGAGGACGAGTTCGGGCCGGAGGTTCCCGCGGAGCGTGTGCTGAACGCGAAGTCTCCGCTGAATTTCGTGCTGGAGGAGCCGACCCACCTGAAATATATCGACCCGACCATGGCGCTCGACAATTACGGTGCGCTCGAAGTGCTCGGCGGCGCCCTTGCTCCGGGGCTCAACCGTCCTTCGAAGGCGCTGGAGGAGAAGATACTCAACACGGTGCGCGCGGCCGGATCGGTCGCTCCCGAACTCGAACGGATGGAACGGAGATGA
- a CDS encoding amidohydrolase, which translates to MMNSLLIRNVRLDGGGTDVLIEGNRFVRIAPGIECEGARVIDGSGKAIVPPFYNTHTHAAMTLLRGYADDMELFTWLNDYVWPAEAKLTGDDIRIGTRLAALEMIRTGTVFFNDMYWYQPDTVRAVREMGLRAAVGLLYISGSDGEVLERNRRCNEELLELGDDSSGRISVTYAPHAVYTVAEPILRAVAEDSARTGRVIHIHASETAREVEECVGAHGMSPVAYLDSLGVLGPRTVLAHAVHLSDEDIDIIRERKSWISHCPCSNFKLASGQFRYHKAVELGGCRFTLGTDGCASNNNLSMLEEMKFAALSAKNESGEPTAGRDGDILHAATRAGAEAFGIDAGLIGEGKLADALLVDLAHPLMTPDYHLAANLVYSADSSVIDTVICDGRILMENRRIDGEEEILADARRACVRLRNL; encoded by the coding sequence ATGATGAATTCGCTTCTGATCAGAAATGTGCGGCTCGACGGCGGAGGGACTGATGTCCTGATTGAAGGAAACCGGTTTGTCCGCATCGCTCCCGGCATCGAATGCGAAGGGGCCCGGGTGATCGACGGCTCCGGCAAGGCGATCGTGCCGCCCTTCTACAACACGCACACGCATGCCGCGATGACGCTGCTGCGCGGCTATGCCGACGATATGGAGCTTTTCACCTGGCTCAACGACTACGTCTGGCCGGCGGAGGCAAAGCTGACCGGGGACGATATCCGCATCGGCACCCGGCTTGCGGCGCTTGAGATGATCCGGACCGGCACGGTATTTTTCAACGACATGTACTGGTATCAGCCCGACACGGTGCGGGCGGTCCGGGAGATGGGGCTGCGGGCCGCTGTCGGTTTGCTGTATATCTCCGGCTCCGACGGCGAAGTGCTCGAGCGCAACCGGCGCTGCAACGAGGAGCTGCTCGAGCTCGGCGACGACTCCTCGGGGCGGATTTCCGTCACCTATGCGCCGCACGCGGTCTACACCGTCGCGGAGCCGATCCTGCGGGCGGTCGCCGAGGATTCCGCGCGGACCGGGCGGGTGATCCACATCCATGCGAGCGAGACGGCGCGCGAGGTGGAGGAGTGCGTCGGCGCGCACGGCATGTCGCCGGTCGCGTATCTCGATTCGCTCGGAGTGCTCGGGCCGCGCACCGTGCTGGCGCATGCGGTCCATCTTTCGGATGAGGATATCGACATCATCCGGGAGCGGAAAAGCTGGATATCGCATTGTCCGTGTTCGAACTTCAAGCTCGCTTCCGGGCAGTTCCGCTATCACAAGGCGGTCGAGCTCGGCGGCTGCCGGTTCACGCTCGGGACCGACGGCTGCGCTTCGAACAACAATCTTTCGATGCTCGAGGAGATGAAGTTCGCGGCGCTTTCGGCCAAGAACGAATCGGGCGAACCGACTGCCGGGCGTGACGGCGACATTCTCCACGCCGCGACGCGGGCCGGTGCCGAGGCGTTCGGAATCGACGCCGGTCTGATCGGGGAGGGGAAGCTTGCCGACGCGCTGCTGGTGGACCTCGCCCATCCGCTGATGACGCCGGACTACCATCTCGCTGCGAATCTGGTCTACTCGGCCGATTCGAGCGTGATCGACACGGTCATCTGCGACGGGCGGATTCTGATGGAAAACCGGAGGATCGACGGGGAAGAGGAGATTCTCGCCGACGCCCGCCGGGCGTGCGTGCGGCTGCGCAATTTGTAA
- a CDS encoding discoidin domain-containing protein has translation MNAERVRADVKKCLVMIAMAAAVTGFAAGYPNYALNCEVFASSIELPKYPADLAVDGVAATRWSSGKTDDEWITLDLGTPRRIGRIVLNWERSAGMRYAVQLSDDNEHYTDVFTEEDGKLGAYRVIDIRPRTARYVRVDCRERLTDYGFSLWEVEVYPPVQNLAFRCRMSASGALPDNLPPLASDGMAGTGWIVAAGTKPQWIMLELGSVRTAGKIVLNWGKTAAKKYTVEISEDGKNFSSVYKQADGKAGETRTITFAPKRFGFVRVTCEEPAAGEEYGLDEIEVYAK, from the coding sequence ATGAATGCGGAAAGGGTGCGTGCGGACGTGAAGAAATGTCTGGTCATGATTGCGATGGCGGCGGCGGTGACGGGATTCGCCGCCGGTTATCCGAATTATGCGCTGAACTGCGAGGTGTTCGCCAGTTCGATCGAACTGCCGAAGTATCCGGCCGACCTGGCGGTCGACGGGGTGGCGGCCACGCGCTGGTCCTCCGGCAAGACGGATGACGAGTGGATCACGCTCGATCTCGGCACGCCGCGCCGGATCGGGCGCATCGTGCTGAATTGGGAGCGTTCCGCCGGGATGCGTTATGCGGTCCAGCTTTCGGACGACAACGAACATTACACGGATGTGTTTACGGAAGAAGACGGCAAACTCGGAGCGTACCGGGTCATCGATATCCGTCCGCGGACGGCGCGGTATGTGCGGGTCGATTGTCGTGAACGGCTGACCGACTACGGGTTTTCGCTCTGGGAGGTCGAGGTTTATCCGCCGGTGCAGAACCTTGCGTTCCGGTGCAGGATGAGTGCGAGCGGCGCGCTGCCGGACAACCTGCCGCCGCTCGCTTCGGACGGCATGGCCGGGACCGGCTGGATCGTCGCCGCCGGAACCAAGCCGCAGTGGATCATGCTGGAGCTCGGCAGTGTCCGCACGGCGGGGAAAATCGTGCTGAACTGGGGAAAGACCGCGGCGAAGAAATACACGGTTGAGATTTCGGAGGACGGAAAGAACTTCAGTTCCGTATACAAACAGGCGGATGGCAAGGCGGGGGAGACGAGGACGATCACATTCGCGCCGAAACGCTTCGGCTTTGTCCGGGTTACCTGCGAGGAGCCGGCGGCGGGAGAAGAGTACGGTCTCGACGAGATCGAGGTGTACGCGAAGTAA
- a CDS encoding type II secretion system protein: protein MRKPFTLIELLVVIAIIAILASMLLPALNQARARARQTDCLSSLKMLGFVFHTYMDSYDGFLPAVATDGGLVTWRDRLAISCGINETDGDARAVRMAASGFYCKANSALHPKKGKIMNYGMNDRVAWYQTQFAKSSQFKYPSKLCLASDGSYSDVGWNSWYNNHVNETSLHLFTIHGTGNSAQILYLDGHAAATMRGDIPGNRKTPFWWGKDEE, encoded by the coding sequence ATGCGCAAACCGTTCACACTGATCGAGCTTCTGGTCGTTATCGCGATCATCGCGATCCTTGCCTCGATGCTGCTGCCGGCGCTGAATCAGGCGCGCGCCCGGGCCAGGCAGACCGACTGCCTTTCGAGCCTCAAAATGCTCGGGTTCGTCTTTCACACCTACATGGACAGCTACGACGGCTTCCTTCCGGCGGTCGCCACCGACGGCGGCCTGGTCACCTGGCGGGACCGGCTGGCGATCAGCTGCGGCATCAATGAAACCGACGGCGACGCCCGGGCCGTCCGGATGGCTGCTTCCGGCTTCTACTGCAAAGCGAACAGCGCACTCCATCCGAAAAAGGGAAAAATCATGAACTACGGCATGAACGACCGGGTCGCCTGGTATCAGACCCAGTTCGCCAAAAGCAGCCAATTCAAATATCCGTCGAAGCTCTGCCTCGCTTCGGACGGCTCCTACTCCGACGTCGGCTGGAACAGCTGGTACAACAATCACGTCAACGAAACTTCCCTCCACCTCTTCACGATCCACGGCACGGGGAATTCCGCGCAGATTCTCTATCTCGACGGACACGCCGCGGCGACCATGCGCGGCGACATTCCGGGGAATCGCAAAACGCCGTTCTGGTGGGGAAAGGACGAAGAATGA
- a CDS encoding LacI family DNA-binding transcriptional regulator, whose amino-acid sequence MTLKEIAEELKVSPSTVSRVLNGRSKNFSVKPELRKRILEQIEASGYRPNRVFSSLRNKENSQISFLFYDRNLLRQTNPVSDAVDVISRELPKLNYTFNFIPCESVRNLYYPVPEWKVAGLIVPDVIYPRQLRNIEEAGIPYVVVNGICGKSGSAVMSDEAANMRLVMEHLHALGHRRIGYLDGFVPGNHHHSYNDRKRGYAEFCEEYGLEEFQSEPWKYSPVEAQFDELLKQKITAVVCYNDELARQVLYYAWRRGVEIPRRLSVVTFNNVPSQSFAIPPLDALAVPGAEMGAAAARMIVGKLENPDEYLGYSIRIPGRLVRRESAAPAPSA is encoded by the coding sequence ATGACATTGAAGGAAATCGCCGAGGAGCTGAAGGTTTCGCCCTCCACCGTGAGCCGGGTGCTGAACGGCCGCAGCAAGAACTTCTCCGTGAAGCCGGAGCTGCGGAAACGCATTCTCGAGCAGATCGAAGCCAGCGGCTACCGGCCGAACCGCGTTTTCAGTTCGCTGCGGAACAAGGAGAACAGCCAGATTTCGTTTCTGTTCTACGACCGCAACCTGCTGCGGCAGACCAACCCGGTCTCCGACGCGGTCGATGTGATTTCGCGCGAACTGCCGAAGCTGAACTACACCTTCAACTTCATTCCCTGCGAGTCGGTCCGGAACCTCTACTACCCGGTGCCGGAGTGGAAAGTCGCCGGGCTGATCGTGCCCGACGTGATCTACCCGCGCCAGCTCAGGAATATCGAAGAGGCCGGAATCCCGTATGTCGTGGTCAACGGCATCTGCGGCAAATCCGGCAGCGCGGTCATGAGCGACGAAGCCGCCAACATGCGCCTCGTGATGGAGCACCTGCACGCGCTCGGACACCGCCGCATCGGCTATCTCGACGGCTTTGTGCCCGGCAATCACCACCACAGCTACAACGACCGCAAGCGCGGTTACGCGGAGTTCTGCGAGGAGTACGGCCTCGAGGAGTTCCAGAGCGAACCGTGGAAGTACTCGCCGGTCGAAGCCCAGTTCGACGAGCTGCTGAAACAGAAGATCACCGCCGTCGTCTGCTACAACGACGAACTGGCCCGGCAGGTTCTTTACTACGCCTGGCGCCGGGGCGTGGAGATTCCGCGCCGGCTCAGCGTGGTCACCTTCAACAACGTTCCATCGCAGAGCTTTGCGATTCCGCCGCTCGACGCGCTCGCGGTGCCGGGGGCGGAAATGGGCGCCGCCGCCGCCCGCATGATCGTCGGAAAACTCGAAAATCCGGACGAATATCTCGGTTATTCGATCCGCATTCCGGGCAGACTCGTGCGCCGCGAATCGGCGGCACCGGCCCCGTCCGCCTGA